A portion of the Pseudarthrobacter defluvii genome contains these proteins:
- a CDS encoding sugar porter family MFS transporter, protein MPTAQEQTNTGIPRRVIWLALAGAVGGFLFGFDSSVVNGAVDALKEEFALSEAVTGFAVAVALLGCAAGAFLAGRVADRHGRIPAMKLGALLFLVSALGTGFAFGVWDLVFWRLVGGLGIGLASVIAPAYISEISPRKVRGRLASLQQLAITTGIFAALLSDAVLATTAGGADQNFWLGIEAWRWMFLAAAVPAVVYGWIAFTLPESPRFLVFKGKEDEARKVFASIAPAEDTDRHIRDIQEAIEEDKLAGQKGSLRGKTLGLQAVVWVGIILSVLQQFVGINVIFYYSTTLWKAVGFQEKDSLAISVATSVTNILVTLVAIALVDRVGRRPILLTGSVGMAVSLGAMALAFSSATGSGEDISLPGAWGPVALVAANVFVISFGASWGPLVWVLLGEIFPSRIRARALGLAAAAQWVANFVITLSFPVMAAASLPLTYAMYALFAAASFFFVMFKVPETNGMSLEQAETLFVPKGSAKAK, encoded by the coding sequence ATGCCCACTGCACAGGAGCAGACCAATACCGGGATACCGCGGCGGGTGATCTGGCTGGCGCTTGCGGGGGCGGTGGGCGGATTCCTCTTCGGGTTCGATTCGTCCGTGGTCAACGGTGCCGTGGACGCACTGAAGGAAGAATTCGCACTGTCCGAGGCCGTGACCGGATTCGCCGTGGCCGTCGCCCTGCTGGGCTGCGCGGCGGGCGCCTTCCTGGCGGGCAGGGTAGCGGACCGCCACGGCCGTATCCCGGCCATGAAGCTGGGCGCACTCCTCTTCCTGGTCAGCGCCCTGGGAACCGGCTTCGCGTTCGGCGTGTGGGACCTGGTGTTCTGGCGCCTGGTGGGCGGGCTGGGCATCGGCCTGGCCTCCGTCATCGCCCCCGCCTACATCTCCGAGATTTCACCCCGGAAGGTCCGCGGCCGCCTGGCCTCGCTGCAGCAACTGGCCATCACCACCGGCATCTTCGCCGCCCTGCTGTCGGACGCGGTCCTGGCCACCACCGCGGGCGGCGCGGACCAGAACTTCTGGCTGGGCATTGAAGCGTGGCGCTGGATGTTCCTTGCCGCCGCGGTGCCCGCCGTCGTCTACGGCTGGATCGCCTTCACCCTGCCCGAATCCCCGCGGTTCCTGGTGTTCAAGGGCAAGGAGGACGAGGCCCGGAAGGTGTTCGCCTCCATCGCCCCGGCGGAGGACACGGACCGGCACATCCGCGACATTCAGGAAGCCATCGAGGAGGACAAGCTCGCCGGCCAGAAGGGCTCCCTGCGCGGCAAGACCCTGGGCCTGCAGGCCGTGGTCTGGGTGGGCATCATCCTGTCCGTGCTGCAGCAGTTCGTGGGCATCAACGTGATCTTCTACTACTCCACCACTCTGTGGAAGGCTGTGGGCTTCCAGGAGAAGGACTCCCTGGCCATCTCGGTGGCAACTTCCGTGACCAACATCCTGGTTACCCTGGTGGCCATTGCCCTGGTGGACCGCGTTGGCCGCCGCCCCATCCTCCTGACCGGATCGGTGGGCATGGCAGTGTCCCTGGGTGCAATGGCCTTGGCATTCTCTTCGGCAACCGGCAGCGGCGAGGACATCAGCCTGCCCGGCGCCTGGGGTCCCGTTGCCCTGGTGGCCGCCAACGTCTTCGTGATCAGCTTCGGCGCCTCCTGGGGCCCGCTGGTATGGGTTCTCCTGGGCGAGATCTTCCCGTCCAGGATCCGTGCCCGCGCCCTTGGCCTGGCCGCGGCTGCCCAGTGGGTGGCCAACTTCGTGATCACCCTCAGCTTCCCGGTGATGGCAGCCGCGTCCTTGCCGCTGACGTACGCCATGTATGCCCTGTTCGCGGCCGCGTCCTTCTTCTTCGTCATGTTCAAGGTGCCGGAGACCAACGGGATGTCGCTGGAGCAGGCGGAGACACTCTTCGTGCCAAAGGGGTCGGCCAAGGCCAAGTAA